From Candidatus Sphingomonas colombiensis, one genomic window encodes:
- a CDS encoding Gp49 family protein: METEGLKATEAECAEGRTAPRVSLSDIEANIAETHLFTAGAALASILACDGLDANYDRGLDILTVCMLVLRNGFTIIGKSAPASPANFDAELGRKLAYEDAVRQVWPLMGYELRERLHRADAA, encoded by the coding sequence ATGGAAACTGAAGGTTTGAAGGCAACTGAAGCTGAATGTGCTGAAGGCCGCACTGCGCCGCGCGTATCGCTCTCGGATATCGAGGCGAATATTGCGGAGACGCACCTTTTCACTGCCGGCGCTGCTCTTGCATCGATACTCGCATGCGACGGTCTCGACGCCAATTATGATCGCGGTCTCGATATCCTGACCGTGTGCATGCTCGTGTTGCGCAACGGCTTCACAATCATCGGCAAGTCTGCCCCGGCGTCCCCGGCGAACTTCGACGCCGAGCTCGGCCGCAAGCTCGCCTACGAGGACGCTGTTCGTCAGGTCTGGCCGCTCATGGGCTACGAACTCCGCGAGCGCCTTCATCGCGCGGACGCCGCCTGA